Within the Papaver somniferum cultivar HN1 unplaced genomic scaffold, ASM357369v1 unplaced-scaffold_132, whole genome shotgun sequence genome, the region ctcttagttgtgggtgggatcaaataagggaatcaagtgcgtagtatcctgctgggatcagagacgtaaggagcgcaactgtaccttggatcagtgtgagattgataggggttcaactgcagtccagaccgaagttagtttgtagtaggctagtgtctgtagtggcttaatacaatgtgtgttcaatctggactaggtctcgggttttttttgcatttgcagtatCCTCgttattctggtgtctgtgttatttcttttccgcattatattttgatatataattgaaatatcacaggttgtgcgttgaatcgatcaattggtaaatccaacctttggttgttgattgaaattgattggtccttgaacattggtctttggtaccattcaagttatttcttttgtattcaatcaggctcgcagatttctatttgttcgagtgaggattgaatcgagaaattgagatataactctttgatatactttttattaagattgagcatgactgtctatttgattctattAAACGTATATTGGTtttagtccacacagattgctaagcgaaatattgggtgaggttgttagacccccgctttttcagtatgcatacacgtttgcgaactgtcagacaagaccaaagtccggaacttaagtttgcgtacccgtttgcaattaaagttataaaatcggttaagtatgatttcatactcatgaacaaatacatttgtaGGGGCGAAATATCGCACAGAACTAACCCACAGTCTCGCCATCACTAAAATAATTACTGGTATAAGCGAAGAGAGAAATTAGGCGAAGGGCTACAACGCGATAAAAATGGACAAACACGAGAACACCCATATGAAAATCACAACACGAAGAGCACGAAGCTGCAATGCGAGAGATAGTGACATCTTCCAAAAGCCTGGCGAATAAGACATAATGAGCAGGAATCAGCTAACAGAGATTTGCACGTGAACTCAATTGTCTTCTACCATGATGACCGGCTATATAAGGgttcaaataatgaagagagaggcaggttgaaaAGAATCCAGTCAAGAACAAGAGTAGAAAATCACCACTAGAGAAGAGAAAAACATTAGAGTtatcttatcatcatcatcttctttatatGTATAAATTTTTGTGATATCAACAAGAACATCATTTTTATCCATACAAAGCTTGTGTAAAGATCATATCTAGCGTCAAGGGgtgtataatatcattaatgtttgagttTATTTTCATGACTTAGACTCAGTGTTCTTATCATTTctttgggtgtagttgtgggatttccgcaactacattttggcgctagaaacagagaGGATTATCCTCATCTGCTATCTAGTAGCTAGAAACCATCACCTCAGAAAACAACTGTCCATCCTCACCTACGAATGTATTTCAGCTTTTAGTGTTCAGACCGAAATCACCACCTGTTCAAACTAAAGCCAGTTTCACCACTGCCATCTTTTATTCCTCGTGAAAAACTTGTTGATTGATTGGTGAGAACTGATATCCTCCTAAAGTTTACGACACTCGATCCATTTTGCAGATCAAGCAGATAGTGCGCAGGAAGGATCAAAATCTTCGACTTATTCAGAAAATCCTATTTGTCAAAGGCTAATCAAATCTCATGATGGCACGAAGAGAGAAGGCAGACGTAGAAGGAAGCAAAAGAATggccaaagaatcaaggaaacaTGCAATGGATCAGAAAAGGTCATGAGAAATAAATGGGGCAAGTAGGAGTTACCATCAAACAAACAGAAGCTAGCATCactgaaagagattacaaaagAAGACTCGCGCAATGGAAAGAGAGGGAAAGAGCACTAATCGCGGAACGGGTGAACCTCGCGGTCAAGTATGGGCGATTGTTGATAGAGATTCACAACCTGAAAAGGAAGGTGCGAGAATATGAATTGGAGATAAAGTATGGGGAAAGCTACAAGCGATACCGTAGAGCAAAAGAAGTTGCTGAGAGAGTTCAAAGAGAAGCACGACTAGACCAACAAATGCGAAATGATGCACAAGAACGACTGGATATGAGAAAATCAGCGTgaatgaaccattgcaaggatggGGGAAGAACAAATCGGCACCAAGTATGGATAAGAAGGAACAATGACGAACATCAATAGTGCAACGCCATAATATCAACTGCAAAAGATGTTAAGGCGTTTCATGACAAAGTGCTAAGGATAATCTTCAAACGCGACATCAATGGAGCAGAAATATACCCGAAGGGAAAGAAGGAACCCTTGAAGGAGTGGCAGAAACAACCGATAGTATTCTGTGCAGAAGATGCCCCAAAAGAAGGAGCACCACACGAAGAAAACTTGGTCGTGACCTTAATAATGAAATCAGAATGTCGATATGTAGACAGTGCGATACCACCCACGGCAGTTGACAAGATTTTGGTGGACAGTGGAAGCTCTGTAGATGTGCTATTCTACCATACGTTCAAGGAGATAGGATATGATGACATAAACCTCGCACCAGTGGAATATGATATATTCGGCTTCAACGGAACAGCGACAATACCCAAGGGCGAGATCACGCTGACAATAACAATAGATACGTTGGAAACAATAGTGACATTCAGTGTCGTGGAAGTGGATATCCCTTACAATGCGATTATAAGGAGGCCCTGGATACATGGAGTGAGAGGAATCACATCCACCTTCCATCAGTGCATTCGCTTCCCCGTACCAGATGGAATTGGAGAAATCAAGGGAGACATCATACAGGCGAAAGAATGTAAGGATTTGAACGTGCGACATCAAGAAGGgcgaaaacaaagaaagaaagataagaagaaaatGGCGAGAGAAGTTAAACAAGAGAGAGAATTCCAAGTCTAGACGGTAAAAGCAGTTGAAGGCAAAGGAATCCCCAGTGAGATCCCCGAAAAAGAAGGAGACCCAATACACCAGATAAGAGAGCCAACGCCACAGGGGGAGCCTACACCAAATTTCACAGCTGAAGAACCTACAAAAGACATAAATCTAGGAACAAAGGATGAACCTAAAATGATAAAGATAGGAACCAcgatggaggaagaagaagacaaaaACCTCATACAATTGCTCAAAGACTATCAAGATGTCTTTGCATGGAATATGGATGAGATGCCTGGCATAAATCCTTCTCTTGCATGCCACAAATTATCTATTAACCCAGCTGCAAAACCAGTTAGACAAAGAATCTGAAAGATAGCAACGATGTATCACGAGCAAATCGAGATCGAACTACAGAAGATGATTGACGCGGGAATTATTAGGCCAGCAAAATATGCAGAATGGGTCGCAAATATGGTAATAGTACctaaaaagaataagaagattcGCATTTGTATCGATTTCGCCGACCTAAATAAATCGTGCCCAAAAGACAGTTATCCACTGCCAGATATCCCACAGACTGTAGAATCTGTTACCGGATACGAAAGGGTATCATTAATGGACGACTATTCAGGGTATAATCAGATACCGTTAGCAGAAGAATACCAGGAGAATACGGCATTCTTCGCACCAAGAGGCATGTACTGTTACAACTGAATGCCGTTTGGGTTGCGAAACGCTGGGGCCACCTACCAACGAATGGTGGAAGAAGTGTTTAAGCCATGAATGCCCAACACCTTAGcggtctacgttgacgacatgctagtaaaaagaaaaaagtccGTTAATCATGCGAATGATCTGGGAGAAATATTCGAGCAAATGCGAAAGATTAAAATGAAGATAAATCCAGCGAAATGCATCTTCGGAGTCGcgtcaggaaaattcttgggatacaTCATCTCCAAGGAAGGAATTCGGATCGATCCCATCAAAGTACAAGTTATACACGAAATTCCCTCATTCGCCACcatcaaagatgtacaaaaatTAAATGGCCTGGTCGCATCGTTAGGAAGATTCGTATCACGCTCGTCTGACAAGTGCAGGAATTTCTTTAACATCTTGAAGAAATGAAGTAAATTCGCATGGACACAGGAGTGCGAAGCCGCTTTGCAAAGCATAAAAAACTATTTGGCAAATCTATCAATGCTACAAAAACCTGAGCCAGGTGAAGAACTACTGATATACCTGGCTACCACACCTTATGCACTCAGCGCTGTGCTGCTACGATCATACCAAAGGGTAGAAAAACCAATCTactacattagcaaaactttcaACCCTGCCGAGCGAAATTACACTAAGATAGAaaaacttctcctcgtgttagtCTACGCGACTCAGAAACTCCGAATTCACTTCCACGCGCACAAAGTCAAAGTACTCACCAAAACAGCCATTGAATCAGTGTTAAAAGCCTCCAAACGAGTGGGAAGAATCGAGAGGTAGAATGCACAAATCGAACAGTTTGGGTTGAGTTACGAAGTTTTATCCTCACCAAAGTCTCAAGTAATAGCAGATTTTATCGCGGAATTTCCCCTAGAAGAAGATGATCATGTGAGCGAAATGATGGatattggcgaagaacgtcttgATCCGGAAGACCTACTTAAGGAGGATAACCCAAAAAGATGGGAAATATTTGTGGATGGATCAGTGAACAGTCAGGGAAATAGGATAGGAATTGTCTTTGTCTCACCAGCCGGGGAAATAATAGTCTATTGTTTCAGATTGGAGTTCGAAACTACGAACAATGAGGCTGAATACAAAGCCGTCATAGAAGGATTGAGATTGGCAGTCGAAATGGGGTTGGAAGACATCAGGCTTACTAGTGATTCACAACTAGTCATTCGCCAGTTGGATGGGCGATATAAAATCAACGATCTCGCGCTACAAAGATATTCACAACTGGCGAAAAAATACACTGATCGTATTACAAGTGTTATATGGAGACACATAGGTCGGATAAACAATCGACATGCAGATGCTCTCGCCTTCATCACTTCAATGATGGTGAACCCTGGAACAAGATTCATTTGGATTGACAGTTTGAGGCAACCATCAATCTACATTCGAGGATGTGCTGTGGAAGTTATAAATATAGAAAATAACACTGGAAGCGTTGAAAACACCAACTGGAGGATCCAAATCCACAAATATTTACAAAATGGAGAGACACCCCGCGATAGGTTGGAGGCACATAAACTCAAAAGTAGAGCTACAAACTATGAACTACGCGACGGAGTATTATACAAAAGGTCCTTCCAAGGGCCACTTTTAAGATGCTTATCACCAGAAGAAGGCATCGAGATTATGAAAGCTATACACTATGGGGACGCTAGGAATCACAACGGAACAAGGTCTTTGGCTCTCAAAACTAGAGGGAAAGGTTACTATTGGCCACACATGCACGAATATGCAAAGGATATCGCAACTAAATGCGAAGAATGCCAAAGATATGGGAAACGCATCCACGCACCAGGAAGAACCTTAAATTCCGTGTTAAGTGTTTGGCCCTTCGCGAAGTGGGGCCTGGATATAGTAGGACCCCTCGTACCAGGCAGTAAACATCGAAGATTCTTGATTGTAGCAATTGATTACTTCACAAAATAGGTTGAAGCAAGGGCGACATAACACATCCGAGATTCTGATGTGTTCTCTTTCATATTCGAACAAATCATATGCAGATTCGGGATACCGGTATAATTGGTATCATACAATGGAAAGCAATTCGAAGGACAGAACATTGTCATGTTACTCAATGTATTCAAAATCCAGAGTGAAAATTCTACTCCACTATACCCCCAGAGAAATGGCCAGGCAGAGGCAACTAATAAGACCCTGGCAGACATTCTGAAGAAAAAACTCGATGGTCATCataaaggatggtgcgaacagCTCCATAACACTCTGTGGGCATACAACACGACACGGCgggaagctactggaatgtctcCCTTCTGTCTAACATATGGTGTAGAGGTTGTTCTACCAACAGAAGTTATCATACCAACCACTAAGCGAGAATCTTGGGAGAAGAATTTAAATACAGATCTCATATTGAAGAAACTCGATGACGCATAAGAAAATAGAGAAATCGCGCTGCAGCACATGATCAGTTACCACAGAAGACTATCATgggaatacaacaacaaagtaaaaCCAAGGCACTTAAAAGTGGGGGATTTGGTGTTGAGCGAAATCCCACCATACCAAAGAGAGTCAGGAGGAAAACTCGCGAAaaactgggaagggccttatatcgTGAAGAGCATTGTGGGGAATGGAGCCTATGAGCTAACAGATAAGGACGGAGAACATATGCTCACACATCCATGGAGTAGCATCTCTCTCAAGAAATACTACCCATGAAGCAACAAGATATGCAATGTACTCATGTACTCGACATCTGTTCTCGGAAGATATGAAACAAGTTCTTTTGACAAGAAAGCGAGCACGCCAAAGGCGGAACCAAAAGCTACACAGCGAAGATGCAAAGATTACCCGTAAGACCTTAATAGGGGGCTGCGAGATATTATTAAAACCTCTACCTAGGGAGGCTGGGACTACATTTATGGCGTGTCAACTTAGTCCGCACAAAACTGTGCGACCGGAGGACTGCACAGTGTGTAAGAGGCGACTCTTAATCCCTAACGCGCGCCATAGCTGTTGATCCCAGGAAAGTTACTTATATTGGGGTGAAATTCCTATCCATCGGAGGCCACTGAGAACGAACCAATCAGCGAATAAGTTCTTCGGTATGGGGTGTAAAAGCATGCCAGTGGAGATAGAAGATGTCCTGGAACTTGTGATACACTcggtccaaagaaaccccacttagggtgtgatcTCGTGCCTAATAAGCAACATAGGCTAAAAGCATGAGGTTGCGACAACACTGGTTACTATATCAACAGATGGGTGGAGCCCAACTGATATGGTTAGGGgtgacctccttgaaggggcgattcagggggaatataaatggacgacaccctccattagggagatgattgTGTCAAAGACGATAATATATGGGGGCTTTCTATTCATGGGAGTACCTAGGCCTGGTACATTGTCGCAGAATAGCCTGAGGAGGTAAGAATACTATCACCAATAAGGCGAGAACGATGGCCAATGACTCGCAAGATCACATGGAACTGAGATCTCGCCGCCCAGCAGGTGGAAGACCCTACCCAAGGCGACCATAAGTCGTTTAAAGTTCTATGTGGGGAAGGCAGTAAGACCTTACCTAGGAGGCGATTAAGACCTATAAAATATCACACGAAGACAAGCAATCTAAGGAGCGCGAATGGACACAGAGGCACAAAAAGGATACACTGAGGCAGGAAAGAAACACACTCCTCTCGAGCTAAGTATACCCAACTCTCAGATTTAAATATTATAATAACTAAAGCATGACTTAAGAGCACAACCACAATTCACGCACACAGAGTTCGCATTCTAAAAACTTATTTTATACAGATGTCAATATAGGAAGTCGCAGAGTTTAAATAATCTTCGCATTCGCATGCTCGCATGTCTATACCTGATCATCTTAAAAGCATAGGCTGATGAAAAAAACTACATTCGCATACTAAATTTAAGAATCTTCCTCGGAGATAGAAAGCGAGGGCAGATAGGTGAGAGGTGCTTCCCACCTCCTTGGAAGATACCGAAACCATACTTTCGCACAAGCATGAAACAAACAGAACTTAAAAATTCAAtcaaaatattaatttattatttaGATTATTCGAATACATGCTCGTTATAAGGTTAGAATGCAGAAAGCAACTGCAACATATAAACAAAGACACGTGAAAGCAGGCGATTAAGTTCTCCATCCGCGAAGTCACATCACCAGCCACACATCAAGCCCGCTGGAGCAATTGGGATCAGTATCACAGGAGTAATTAAGATCAACACCACAAGGAGACTCCAAACTAAGACGCGAGCAACAAAATAAGTCCTCCCAATAGACCCGAAGGTTCAATCATTTCGAAGGATGACCAGAGATGACTCCAAGCTCAGGGAGAGAACCACAGTGAAGTAGATCCTTCCAACATGATCGATGGATAACCCTTTCCGAAGAGTGATCCTACCGACAGGATCGGTAAACAACTCTTTCTGAATAATGACCCGAGGATGAAATTGGGTAACTTATAACTGAGAGGAAATACCGTCATGCTTAAAGAACAAAAATACATCTGCAAAAGGCCCCCAATCGTAATGAAAACAAGATCTAGACCTGCAAAAGAAGAAAAGCACCAAAATGAGATAAGGAACTTCATAAGGCAAGAGGAAATTACAAAGCATGGAGGACTGAGGCAAAGATTTACCGGAAAGGTGATACAACAGCAACAGGAAGAAGCATACCACAATCTGCCATcaaaaacatgaagttttgaaaatcacataaaaccctAAAGCTAAATAGAAAGAGAAAAATGAGAAAACGTTCCTCACCACTTCTGGTATTTATATAGGGAAAGCAATAAAGACGCACCGCCGGAAAAGAAGGAAGTTGACAACATGTGTAATAAATATGCGGAAATCACGGAGATACATTGAATAAAGAAGATTTCACAAGAATTCTCGCATTATTCCACTTACAGAAGAATAACGctagaagaggaaaaatgtaggggGGAAATATCGCACAGAACTAACCCACAGTCTCGCCCTCACTAAAATAATTACTGGTATAAGCGAAGATAGAAATTAGGCGAAGGGATACAATGCGATAAAAGGGGAAAAACACGAGAACACCCACACGACAAGCACAACACGAAGAGCACGAAGCTTCAACGCGAGAGATAGTGACATCTTCCCAAAGCCTAGCGAATAAGACAGAATGAGCAGGAATCAGCTAACAGAGATTTGCACGTGAACTCAATTGTCTTCTACCATGATGACTGACTATATAAGGGAtcaaataatgaagagagagAGACAGGTTGAAAAGAATCTAGTCAAGAACAAGTGTAGAAAATCACCACTAGAGAAGAGAAAAACATTAGAGTtatcttatcatcatcatcttctttatatGTATAAATCTTTGTGGTATTAACAAGAACATCATTTTTCTCCATACAAAGCTTGTGTAAAGATCATATCTAGTGTCAAGGGgtgtataatatcattaatgtttgagttTATCTTCATGACTTAGACTTAGTGTTCTTATCATTTTTTTGGGTGTAGTTGTGAGATTTTCCGCAAGTACAACATTTATATGTTAATGAATtgaatctttgaaaaccgtggcttaatgttcatgaattgattctttaataagtactttgtacaatcatgaatcaaatccgattttgtttcaattgtgtcttgtatacttctatgagaatataaataattgaacaaatctataagtaacacaattagattcatttgactatctttcatgtttgattgatcatcatatttgatctagaagtgttaaatgaatgtggttaatacaaaagtgttcatatggctaacttcggttaattgttattgagccaactcaatatacacgtttaggtacggttacccatatccaaatgaagatatatttcatttgtgtgtaacaagctaagaccatctaacggtggagagttactgctttggttttaagcaaacttagattgaatattaaatcaggttttcatctaacatgtttctaagctatcaaaccctgatttgaagactatataagggagaactctagcaactggaaaacctaatccccacaccttctatgtgatagtagttgcgactagagtcgattctcctataacctaggtttttcctaaaaccattataggttaacgacttaaagtttttattgggattctgaagccagacccaactattttcactGTAGTCGCGTGTTCtggtcttacttgttctatcgtattgagtattatcttctctaagattttctcgagatttatctccgataggtaagatataaaaattaatcacaaagctcttcgtcttattctttgtgattccacaataacttcttttaCTACCAtaagttaagttattgtgaggtgattgatatttctaggctgttcttcgggaatataagatcggattatcaattggttcatgttcaccttgatttattaaaagacagaacaaaacttcataggtatttcagtgggagacagatttatctatcagaatagacttttctgtgggagacagatttgtttataagtcttcgactttccaCTTTTTCactttgggttgtagaaactcttagttgtgggtgatatcagctaagggaatcaagtgcatagagtcctgggattcagaggtgtaaggaatgcgattgtaccttaatcggtgtgagacttggttaggactcaactacattccagtccgaagttaaattgtagtaagctagtgcctgtagcggcttaatacattgcaatgttcaaatctggactaggtcccggggtttttctgcatttgcagtttcctcgttaacaaaacttctggagtctgtgttatttcttttccgcattatatttctttatataattaaaatatcacaggttgtgcatagttcaatcaaatccgacctttggttgttgattgaaattgattgacacttgaacattggtctttggtaccgttcaagttatttctcatatcaatcaggctcacagatttctatctgttcgattgcagattatattgagaaattgagatataactcttggatgttttcccttgattgggtctgactgtctagttgattctcttggaattatattggagttagtccatacatattgccgaacgaaatattgggtgtggttgttagacccccgctattTCATTTATATCTATGAcaattgggaatgtttcaaacattaaAAGAGAGTGTTTAAGAACTACTTTAATTCGGACTAACAATAGGTTGGCGAACCACTTCGCAAATCATAGATATCTGATGTTCAAAATACAGGATGGTTGGCGAACCACTTCGCAAACCGTAAAGGATGAGACAGCTCACGAACCCAGTTAATGAAATGTGGTGATCTGAATTTTTTAAAGAGCCAACGGTTTACAAATCACAGATATCTGAGTTCGGGAATAGCAGAAGGGTTCATGAAACGTAGCGCCCTGAATTCACGAACTTACTAATGTTCGCGAACCATTTCACAAATCGTCCGGTGAATATTAGTAGATGCTCAAAAACAATTTTTATATGTTTAGTATAGCTATGAGTCTcctaaacacctctaagacatcattgatcaccAAAACACTTTATGTGTGTGTATCTTGATTAAAATCTTAAGtgtttttttttatcggtaaagagTTTGGtgttggcgagtttcgaacttagGTCACTGGTATCATGAAAATCTTAAGCGTTTAATTGAACACATTATTGCTTATAAGTTCGAATGACATATTTTCTAAGAACAATCACTATACACGGTTACAGAAATGAACCACATTGTACATTCTTCTATGggatttcaagacaaacttctcacatgcttaattGACACCAtaattagagtttcatccaaATATAGAttgtgtttgcttgaatctcaagttacctttgcttgaattctaagcaaccctcagtcttgaaaatctataactAAAGAGACTCATTCAACTggaaaattcaatccctgacacttttgtGTCCTAATTGATTGCCAGAACCGTCCTTTATGAACCTAGGTTTCTCTAGGCACATATGGAAGCCAGGGAATGTAACAACTTAGACCTTTATTTGCTGCAAGGATGCCAATGCGTGCAACTATccctaataaagaaaaataagaaaaaaaacttaaaaacaagGGTATTATAAAAAACAATCACACTTTCATAATGCGGTTCACAAAAGAGTCACATTATTGCAAACAATAGTCACCTGTCCATTAACCGGAGAGTTATGTCACTACTCACAGTTAATTTAGACACTGTTGTTTCCTGATTCTCCCTAAATATTGGATTCGTTACGTGGCATTCAATTTATCCTTTAAGAT harbors:
- the LOC113332918 gene encoding uncharacterized protein LOC113332918, with protein sequence MKSECRYVDSAIPPTAVDKILVDSGSSVDVLFYHTFKEIGYDDINLAPVEYDIFGFNGTATIPKGEITLTITIDTLETIVTFSVVEVDIPYNAIIRRPWIHGVRGITSTFHQCIRFPVPDGIGEIKGDIIQAKECKDLNVRHQEGRKQRKKDKKKMAREVKQEREFQV
- the LOC113332920 gene encoding uncharacterized protein LOC113332920; translated protein: MDIGEERLDPEDLLKEDNPKRWEIFVDGSVNSQGNRIGIVFVSPAGEIIVYCFRLEFETTNNEAEYKAVIEGLRLAVEMGLEDIRLTSDSQLVIRQLDGRYKINDLALQRYSQLAKKYTDRITSVIWRHIGRINNRHADALAFITSMMVNPGTRFIWIDSLRQPSIYIRGCAVEVINIENNTGSVENTNWRIQIHKYLQNGETPRDRLEAHKLKSRATNYELRDGVLYKRSFQGPLLRCLSPEEGIEIMKAIHYGDARNHNGTRSLALKTRGKGYYWPHMHEYAKDIATKCEECQRYGKRIHAPGRTLNSVLSVWPFAKWGLDIVGPLSENSTPLYPQRNGQAEATNKTLADILKKKLDGHHKGWCEQLHNTLWAYNTTRREATGMSPFCLTYGVEVVLPTEVIIPTTKRESWEKNLNTDLILKKLDDA